From Mus musculus strain C57BL/6J chromosome 8, GRCm38.p6 C57BL/6J, a single genomic window includes:
- the Ubxn8 gene encoding UBX domain-containing protein 8: protein MASRGVVGLFLLSALPLLCLELRRGIPSLGIKDLILLSGRIFLLLALLTLVISVTTSWFNSLKPSQGHLKEGEKENEKRRRLVRERQQEAQGEKASRYIENVLKPQQEMKLKKLEERFYQMTGETWKLTAGHRLLEGDEDSEFENSSQASFETINGEAARRQNLPKFSTEISPAARPLLRKEVPDLPEEPSETAEEVVTVALRCPNGRVLRRRFFKSWNSQVLLDWMMKVGYHKSLYRLSNSFPRRALEVEGGSSLEDIGITVDTVLNVEEKEQSSQ from the exons ATGGCTTCTCGTGGCGTCGTGGGCCTTTTCTTGCTCTCTGCTCTCCCTCTCTTGTGTCTGGAGCTCCGGCGCGGGATCCCGAGTCTCG gCATTAAAGATCTCATTTTGCTGAGTGGCCGGATATTCCTACTGCTGGCCCTGCTTACCTTAGTCATTTCCGTGACCACCTCCTGGTTTAACTCACTGAAACCTTCGCAAGGTCATCTGAAAG aaggagaaaaagagaatgagaaaagacGGAGACTCGTGAGGGAAAGGCAACAGGAAGCCCAGGGTGAGAAG GCCAGCAGATATATAGAGAATGTTTTAAAGCCTCAGCAGGAAATGAAGTTGAAAAAACTGGAGGAGCGGTTTTATCAGATGACAGGGGAGACCTGGAAGCTGACCGCTGGCCACCGACTCCTAGAG GGGGATGAAGATTCGGAGTTTGAAAATTCAAGTCAGGCATCTTTTGAAACAATAAACGGAGAGGCAGCAAGAAGACAGAACTTGCCTAAGTTTTCAACTGAAATTTCACCAGCTGCTCGGCCGCTCCTGAGGAAGGAG GTTCCTGATTTACCTGAAGAACCATCAGAAACAGCTGAAGAG GTAGTTACTGTTGCCCTTCGATGCCCAAATGGACGTGTTCTGAGGAGAAGATTTTTCAAGTCGTGGAATTCACAG GTCTTACTTGACTGGATGATGAAAGTTGGGTACCACAAATCCCTATATAGACTTTCCAATTCCTTTCCCAGAAGGGCCCTGGAAGTGGAGGGAGGCTCGTCACTGGAGGACATAGGAATAACTGTGGACACTGTACTTAACGTGGAAGAGAAAGAGCAGAGCAGCCAGTAG
- the Ubxn8 gene encoding UBX domain-containing protein 8 isoform X1 — protein sequence MASRGVVGLFLLSALPLLCLELRRGIPSLGIKDLILLSGRIFLLLALLTLVISVTTSWFNSLKPSQGHLKEGEKENEKRRRLVRERQQEAQGEKASRYIENVLKPQQEMKLKKLEERFYQMTGETWKLTAGHRLLEVPDLPEEPSETAEEVVTVALRCPNGRVLRRRFFKSWNSQVLLDWMMKVGYHKSLYRLSNSFPRRALEVEGGSSLEDIGITVDTVLNVEEKEQSSQ from the exons ATGGCTTCTCGTGGCGTCGTGGGCCTTTTCTTGCTCTCTGCTCTCCCTCTCTTGTGTCTGGAGCTCCGGCGCGGGATCCCGAGTCTCG gCATTAAAGATCTCATTTTGCTGAGTGGCCGGATATTCCTACTGCTGGCCCTGCTTACCTTAGTCATTTCCGTGACCACCTCCTGGTTTAACTCACTGAAACCTTCGCAAGGTCATCTGAAAG aaggagaaaaagagaatgagaaaagacGGAGACTCGTGAGGGAAAGGCAACAGGAAGCCCAGGGTGAGAAG GCCAGCAGATATATAGAGAATGTTTTAAAGCCTCAGCAGGAAATGAAGTTGAAAAAACTGGAGGAGCGGTTTTATCAGATGACAGGGGAGACCTGGAAGCTGACCGCTGGCCACCGACTCCTAGAG GTTCCTGATTTACCTGAAGAACCATCAGAAACAGCTGAAGAG GTAGTTACTGTTGCCCTTCGATGCCCAAATGGACGTGTTCTGAGGAGAAGATTTTTCAAGTCGTGGAATTCACAG GTCTTACTTGACTGGATGATGAAAGTTGGGTACCACAAATCCCTATATAGACTTTCCAATTCCTTTCCCAGAAGGGCCCTGGAAGTGGAGGGAGGCTCGTCACTGGAGGACATAGGAATAACTGTGGACACTGTACTTAACGTGGAAGAGAAAGAGCAGAGCAGCCAGTAG